The following coding sequences lie in one Phragmites australis chromosome 8, lpPhrAust1.1, whole genome shotgun sequence genomic window:
- the LOC133926871 gene encoding protein HEADING DATE 3A-like: protein MVNDSLTRGQIIGDVLDLVTSSVPLTVMYDGRPVFDGMEFRASAVLVKPRVEIGGDDFRVAYTLVMVDPDAPNPSNPTLREYLHWMVTDIPASTNNSFGRELITYESPSPTMGIHRIVLVLYQQLGRGTVYAPQVRQNFNLHNFARCFNLGKPVAAMYYNCQRQAGTGGRRFT from the exons ATGGTTAATGACTCCTTGACCAGGGGGCAGATAATCGGAGATGTGTTAGATCTTGTCACTAGCTCGGTGCCTCTTACTGTCATGTATGATGGCAGACCTGTGTTTGATGGGATGGAGTTTCGGGCGTCGGCGGTGTTGGTGAAACCTAGAGTTGAGATTGGTGGTGATGATTTTCGTGTGGCCTATACACTA GTTATGGTGGATCCTGATGCGCCTAATCCCAGCAATCCAACCCTGCGGGAGTACTTGCATTG GATGGTGACTGACATCCCAGCATCAACAAATAATAGCTTTG GCCGAGAGCTCATAACATATGAGAGCCCAAGCCCCACCATGGGCATCCACCGCATCGTCTTGGTGTTGTACCAACAATTGGGGCGAGGCACGGTTTATGCACCGCAAGTGCGTCAAAACTTCAACTTGCACAATTTTGCACGATGTTTTAACCTCGGCAAACCTGTGGCTGCAATGTACTACAACTGTCAGCGGCAAGCGGGCACAGGTGGGAGAAGGTTCACCTGA